In Halopelagius inordinatus, a single genomic region encodes these proteins:
- the ahbB gene encoding siroheme decarboxylase subunit beta: MSALEGDWRAELDDVDAALIDEYQSGFPVEPRPFRAVAGELGIEESEAVERVRRLREKKVFRRFGAVLNPPVIGSSTLAAVSAPESRFDEVAEVINGYRQVNHNYRRDHEWNMWFVVTAASRERRDEILAEIEAKTGCTVLTLPMLTDYYIDLEFPVVNEDRFARESLDATDVSATRISEEATGDLSTLEADLLVEIQDGFPLSETPYADVAAAVGADTEDVVAAVGRLRDDGCIKRIGCVVNHVVTGFDSNCMVVWDVPDDELDARGEAVGRLPFVTLCYHRPRREELDWNYNLFTMIHGREADAVDEKIDELAADHLPFDHERLYSTATLKQTGARYEALVGSAERGG; the protein is encoded by the coding sequence ATGAGCGCACTGGAGGGTGATTGGCGTGCGGAACTGGACGACGTGGATGCCGCCCTCATCGACGAGTACCAGAGCGGATTCCCCGTCGAACCGCGACCGTTCCGCGCGGTGGCCGGGGAACTGGGCATCGAAGAGTCCGAAGCGGTCGAACGCGTGCGGCGACTGCGCGAGAAGAAGGTGTTCCGGCGATTCGGCGCGGTGTTGAACCCGCCCGTCATCGGAAGCTCGACGCTCGCGGCCGTCAGCGCCCCCGAATCGCGGTTCGACGAGGTGGCCGAGGTGATAAACGGCTACCGGCAGGTGAACCACAACTACCGCCGGGACCACGAGTGGAACATGTGGTTCGTCGTCACCGCCGCCTCGCGCGAACGCCGCGACGAGATTCTCGCCGAAATCGAGGCGAAAACCGGGTGTACGGTGCTGACGCTCCCGATGCTCACGGACTACTACATCGACCTGGAGTTTCCCGTGGTGAACGAGGACCGCTTCGCCCGCGAGAGTCTCGACGCGACGGACGTCTCGGCGACGCGCATCTCAGAGGAGGCGACCGGCGACCTCTCGACGCTCGAAGCCGACCTCCTCGTCGAGATTCAGGACGGCTTTCCGCTCTCTGAGACGCCGTACGCGGACGTCGCGGCGGCAGTCGGCGCCGACACGGAGGACGTCGTCGCCGCCGTCGGCCGACTCCGCGACGACGGCTGTATCAAGCGAATCGGCTGCGTCGTCAACCACGTCGTCACCGGGTTCGACTCGAACTGCATGGTCGTCTGGGACGTGCCCGACGACGAACTCGACGCGCGCGGCGAGGCCGTCGGCCGCCTCCCGTTCGTGACGCTCTGTTATCACCGACCACGCAGAGAGGAACTCGACTGGAACTACAACCTGTTTACGATGATTCACGGGCGCGAGGCCGACGCGGTGGACGAGAAGATAGACGAACTCGCGGCGGACCACCTCCCGTTCGACCACGAACGCCTCTACTCGACGGCGACGCTGAAACAGACCGGCGCGCGGTACGAGGCGTTGGTCGGATCGGCCGAACGAGGCGGGTGA
- a CDS encoding anthranilate phosphoribosyltransferase, which yields MAQASETSEFGEWPLKRLMTEVVGSGTKSAEDMTREQAQDAIRRIFAGEPDPTTLGAFWLANRWKHNNAEELAAYTDVMCEHVEYAEPDADPVDCGANYDGKGKTAILGAAAGIVAAAAGTPVVVHSGDRVPTQKQDAYKQVLDELGVRTELEPRESADMVDDTGFGFYYQPNFNPVVHDLWDRRDQMGVRTFVNTVETIANPANADVHLGSFYHLAFAKKMIDTFEQSEHHDLRRVLMFQGMEGYDDIRPGYTKVAEWTQTDEGSEFDDFEIETAEYGMDFEYDDLGVDESDVAGDSAEITESVLAGERDDRFADAVALNAALRIYAREDADSIDEGLKAARDAIESGDAEAVLEDLRAF from the coding sequence ATGGCTCAAGCGTCCGAAACGTCCGAGTTCGGGGAGTGGCCGCTGAAGCGCCTCATGACCGAAGTGGTCGGCTCCGGTACCAAGTCCGCGGAGGACATGACGCGCGAACAGGCGCAGGATGCGATTCGCCGCATCTTCGCGGGCGAACCCGACCCGACCACCCTCGGCGCCTTCTGGCTCGCGAACCGCTGGAAACACAACAACGCCGAGGAACTCGCCGCGTACACCGACGTGATGTGCGAACACGTCGAGTACGCCGAACCCGACGCAGACCCCGTCGATTGCGGCGCGAACTACGACGGGAAGGGGAAGACGGCGATTCTCGGCGCGGCGGCGGGCATCGTCGCCGCCGCCGCGGGGACGCCCGTCGTCGTCCACTCGGGCGACCGAGTGCCGACGCAGAAACAGGACGCCTACAAGCAGGTGTTGGACGAACTCGGCGTCCGGACGGAACTCGAACCGCGCGAGAGCGCCGACATGGTTGACGACACCGGCTTCGGCTTCTACTACCAGCCGAACTTCAACCCGGTCGTCCACGACCTATGGGACCGCCGCGACCAGATGGGCGTCCGCACGTTCGTAAACACGGTCGAGACCATCGCGAACCCCGCCAACGCCGACGTGCACCTCGGGTCGTTCTACCACCTCGCGTTCGCGAAGAAGATGATAGACACCTTCGAGCAGTCAGAACACCACGACCTGCGGCGCGTCCTCATGTTCCAGGGGATGGAGGGCTACGACGACATCCGGCCCGGCTACACGAAGGTGGCGGAGTGGACGCAGACCGACGAGGGAAGCGAGTTCGACGACTTCGAGATAGAGACGGCGGAGTACGGGATGGACTTCGAGTACGACGACTTGGGCGTAGACGAGAGCGACGTGGCGGGCGACTCCGCGGAGATAACGGAGTCTGTCCTCGCGGGCGAACGCGACGACCGGTTCGCCGACGCCGTCGCACTCAACGCGGCGCTCCGAATCTACGCCCGCGAGGACGCAGACAGCATCGACGAGGGACTGAAAGCGGCCCGCGACGCGATAGAGAGCGGCGACGCCGAAGCGGTCCTCGAGGACCTGCGCGCGTTCTGA
- a CDS encoding succinylglutamate desuccinylase/aspartoacylase family protein: MHTAETLTLARLPSGVPVRTTVHTYGDAAEQGSTGQAAPGGGPTLYVQAAQHGREVNGTEVLRRVHERLDHEAVSGTLVTVPVADPLTFDRVSYTTSEEIDAVNSNMNRVWPGDDEGSIHERMAAALWEYAGEADAIIDLHTGSPDMLTHTVYLKGDDESRRLAAAFGSDLLLAEAAGDEADTEWTERNFGGKLRVAATREGIPSLTPELAHNKQLVEPAIETGVRGVQNVMKELDMLSGEPEIPSNLTTARNHLGRVTAADSGLFHPGPDTALGETVAEGDHLGRVYDPTTYEVLQEVTADRAGFVYSIAREATVTAGETLVGVALPLRDGVE, encoded by the coding sequence ATGCACACGGCCGAGACGCTCACCCTCGCACGCCTTCCGTCCGGCGTTCCCGTCCGTACCACCGTCCACACGTACGGCGACGCCGCAGAACAGGGCTCGACGGGCCAGGCCGCGCCCGGCGGCGGTCCGACGCTGTACGTACAGGCGGCCCAACACGGGCGCGAGGTCAACGGGACGGAAGTCCTCCGCCGCGTCCACGAACGACTCGACCACGAGGCCGTCTCCGGAACTCTCGTGACCGTTCCCGTGGCCGACCCTCTCACGTTCGACCGCGTCTCCTACACCACGTCCGAGGAGATAGACGCCGTCAACTCGAACATGAACCGCGTCTGGCCGGGCGACGACGAGGGGTCGATCCACGAACGGATGGCGGCGGCCCTCTGGGAGTACGCGGGCGAAGCGGACGCGATCATCGACCTCCACACCGGCAGTCCGGACATGCTCACGCACACCGTCTACCTGAAGGGAGACGACGAATCGCGGCGTCTCGCGGCGGCGTTCGGGTCGGACCTGCTCCTCGCGGAAGCGGCGGGCGACGAGGCGGACACGGAGTGGACGGAGCGGAACTTCGGCGGCAAACTCCGCGTCGCGGCCACCCGCGAGGGTATCCCCTCTCTCACGCCCGAGTTGGCCCACAACAAGCAACTCGTCGAACCCGCGATAGAAACCGGCGTCCGCGGCGTGCAGAACGTCATGAAGGAACTCGACATGCTCTCTGGAGAGCCGGAGATACCCTCGAACCTGACGACGGCGCGGAACCACCTCGGGCGCGTCACCGCCGCCGACTCCGGACTGTTCCACCCCGGACCCGACACCGCCCTGGGCGAAACCGTCGCCGAGGGCGACCACCTCGGACGCGTCTACGACCCGACGACCTACGAGGTGCTTCAGGAGGTGACCGCCGACCGCGCGGGGTTCGTCTACTCCATCGCGCGCGAGGCGACGGTCACCGCCGGAGAGACCCTCGTCGGCGTCGCGCTTCCGTTACGCGACGGCGTGGAGTGA
- a CDS encoding peptidylprolyl isomerase: MVDESAMDDPENPVATLHTNRGDIVVELFEQRAPRTVENFVGLATGDKEWSDPESGETRTDSLYDGTVFHRIIDGFMIQGGDPEGTGRGGPGYTFDDEFHDDLNHDSAGKLSMANRGPNTNGSQFFITLDAQPHLDGKHAVFGEVREGMDVVEEIGNLPTDRNDEPMKDVVLESVEIDE, translated from the coding sequence ATGGTAGACGAATCCGCGATGGACGACCCCGAGAATCCGGTCGCGACGCTTCACACGAACCGAGGCGACATCGTCGTCGAACTGTTCGAGCAACGCGCCCCGCGAACCGTCGAGAACTTCGTCGGCCTCGCGACGGGCGACAAAGAGTGGAGCGACCCCGAGTCGGGCGAGACGCGGACGGATTCGCTGTACGACGGCACGGTCTTTCACCGCATCATCGACGGCTTCATGATTCAGGGCGGCGACCCCGAGGGAACCGGTCGCGGCGGCCCGGGCTACACGTTCGACGACGAGTTCCACGACGACCTGAACCACGACAGCGCGGGGAAACTGTCGATGGCCAACCGCGGCCCCAACACGAACGGGTCGCAGTTCTTCATCACCCTTGACGCCCAACCCCACCTCGACGGCAAGCACGCCGTCTTCGGAGAGGTTCGCGAGGGGATGGACGTCGTCGAAGAGATAGGCAACCTCCCGACGGACCGAAACGACGAACCGATGAAGGACGTCGTCCTCGAATCGGTCGAAATCGACGAGTAA
- a CDS encoding ferredoxin produces MSESEESDGGPVRASDIGSDEDAPPIAEKPYKIIFEANKCFAAGRCAEVADNWEMDLATNLAKPKSYFVGEDELEENIRAAEICPAKKGRGVIHVVDRRTDEEIAPDPNGDGTLSVDW; encoded by the coding sequence ATGAGCGAGTCCGAGGAATCAGACGGGGGGCCGGTCCGCGCGAGCGATATCGGAAGCGACGAGGACGCGCCGCCGATAGCGGAGAAGCCGTACAAGATAATCTTCGAGGCGAACAAATGCTTCGCTGCGGGGCGGTGCGCCGAAGTCGCAGACAACTGGGAGATGGACCTCGCGACGAACCTCGCCAAGCCGAAGTCGTACTTCGTCGGCGAGGACGAACTGGAGGAGAACATCCGGGCGGCGGAAATCTGCCCCGCGAAGAAGGGACGGGGAGTCATCCACGTCGTGGACCGCCGGACGGACGAGGAGATAGCGCCCGACCCGAACGGCGACGGAACGCTCAGCGTGGACTGGTAA
- a CDS encoding methyl-accepting chemotaxis protein — protein MREFDVLPRFVRKSQFRKYALVLLLLVGLMVGYGFYTQERVGEELTRNQHGQLQMTAEVEAKELGRWIDANENRARMLSEHRGLQTDDPDEADRALLAELGQLPSDVYAIHYVDIGDGSVVRSTASQMETKTLSDADVEWVGGDRSMSQSTDVAMTEVYRNGGLELVGFLSPVPGTDRGVMVVLDATQHAKAFREPVEGTRTQVVRTDGTVLLDRYGKNVLTQYRESETSPGLDAANEDSSLDGGGVVERSSDDRVVAYAPVGGTDWVVLVQAPRENVFAILTEVQTNLVGLIGAAVFGFVVVGLTLGRSTVVSLRRLRTRADRLSEGDLDVDLTTRKVDEFGSLYAAFDEMRESLRERIRDSEETASALERAATEYGETMDAAAEGDLTVRMDADAAGDAEAMATVGRRFNAMMDELEATMAEVANFADRAAAASARVDAGAREVTTASEQVSRSTQEISDGSADQLDALRTVSDEMSELSATVEEIAASTDELSELSERAATRGDDGREAAMAALSEMEAIESRVETATERVRRLDDEVADIETVVGLIDGIAEQTNILALNAQIEAARAGEAGEGFAVVAESVKDLAAETAAATDDIASSIDTVRDATEDTVSEMDAMSERVDDGASTIAEGAEAIRETVDTVEDVDVGVQSIDDATDSQASSTQDAAVQTDDAAGIAEQTHAEAERVAAAARQQTASMDTVADEIDTLSERTHELVTLVEGFDVDCDGDGGAATGETDSEVTADATTALGDD, from the coding sequence ATGAGAGAGTTTGACGTTCTTCCGCGTTTCGTCCGGAAGAGTCAGTTCAGGAAGTACGCTCTCGTTCTCCTGTTGCTCGTCGGTCTGATGGTGGGCTACGGGTTCTACACCCAAGAGCGAGTGGGCGAGGAGTTGACCCGAAACCAGCACGGCCAACTGCAGATGACGGCGGAAGTGGAGGCGAAGGAACTCGGCCGGTGGATAGACGCAAACGAGAACCGAGCGCGGATGCTTTCGGAACACCGAGGGCTCCAGACCGACGACCCGGACGAAGCCGACAGGGCGCTTTTGGCGGAACTCGGACAACTCCCGAGCGACGTCTACGCCATCCACTACGTCGACATAGGGGACGGGAGCGTCGTCCGCAGTACCGCGAGTCAGATGGAGACCAAGACGCTCTCGGACGCGGACGTCGAGTGGGTCGGCGGCGACCGGTCGATGTCGCAGTCGACGGACGTGGCGATGACCGAAGTGTACCGCAACGGCGGACTCGAACTCGTCGGCTTTCTCAGCCCCGTTCCGGGCACCGACAGGGGCGTGATGGTAGTCCTCGACGCGACGCAACACGCGAAAGCCTTTCGCGAACCGGTCGAGGGGACGCGCACGCAGGTCGTCCGAACCGACGGGACGGTGTTGCTCGACCGGTACGGCAAGAACGTCCTCACGCAGTACCGCGAGAGCGAGACGTCGCCCGGACTGGACGCCGCAAACGAGGATAGCAGTCTCGACGGTGGCGGCGTCGTGGAACGGTCGTCCGACGACAGGGTCGTCGCGTACGCACCCGTCGGCGGAACCGACTGGGTGGTTCTCGTGCAAGCGCCCCGAGAGAACGTCTTCGCCATCCTGACGGAGGTACAGACCAACCTCGTCGGCCTCATCGGTGCGGCCGTCTTCGGGTTCGTCGTCGTGGGACTCACGCTCGGCCGAAGCACGGTGGTGTCGCTTCGACGCCTCCGGACGCGGGCGGACCGACTCTCCGAGGGGGATTTAGACGTCGACCTGACGACCCGGAAGGTAGACGAGTTCGGGTCGCTCTACGCGGCGTTCGACGAGATGCGCGAGTCGCTTCGCGAACGGATTCGCGACTCCGAGGAGACGGCGTCGGCACTCGAACGGGCGGCCACGGAGTACGGCGAGACGATGGACGCCGCCGCCGAGGGCGACCTGACCGTCCGCATGGACGCCGACGCGGCGGGCGACGCCGAGGCGATGGCGACTGTCGGCCGCCGGTTCAACGCGATGATGGACGAACTGGAGGCGACGATGGCGGAGGTGGCGAACTTCGCGGACCGGGCGGCCGCCGCGAGTGCGCGCGTCGACGCCGGGGCGCGAGAGGTGACGACGGCGAGCGAACAGGTGAGTCGGTCCACGCAGGAGATTTCTGACGGGTCCGCTGACCAACTCGACGCGCTACGGACCGTCTCCGACGAGATGAGCGAACTGTCGGCGACCGTCGAGGAGATAGCCGCCTCCACCGACGAACTCTCCGAACTCTCAGAACGGGCGGCGACCCGCGGCGACGACGGGCGAGAGGCCGCGATGGCGGCGCTCTCGGAGATGGAAGCCATCGAATCTCGCGTCGAGACGGCGACCGAACGGGTCCGGCGTCTCGACGACGAAGTCGCGGACATCGAAACCGTGGTCGGCCTCATCGACGGCATCGCAGAGCAGACGAACATCCTCGCGTTGAACGCGCAGATAGAGGCGGCGCGGGCGGGCGAGGCGGGCGAGGGGTTCGCCGTCGTCGCAGAGAGCGTCAAAGACCTCGCAGCGGAGACGGCGGCGGCGACGGACGACATCGCGTCGTCTATCGATACCGTCCGCGACGCGACGGAGGACACCGTCTCCGAGATGGACGCGATGAGCGAGAGAGTCGACGACGGCGCGAGTACGATAGCGGAGGGAGCCGAAGCCATCCGCGAGACGGTCGATACCGTCGAGGACGTGGACGTGGGCGTCCAGTCTATCGACGACGCGACGGATTCGCAGGCCTCCTCGACGCAGGACGCCGCCGTGCAGACGGACGACGCGGCCGGAATCGCCGAACAGACGCACGCGGAAGCCGAACGCGTCGCCGCCGCCGCCCGACAGCAGACGGCGTCGATGGACACCGTCGCAGACGAGATAGACACCCTCTCGGAACGGACGCACGAACTCGTCACGTTGGTCGAGGGGTTCGACGTCGACTGCGACGGGGACGGCGGGGCCGCGACGGGCGAGACGGATTCGGAGGTGACGGCGGACGCAACGACGGCACTGGGCGACGACTGA
- a CDS encoding DUF5813 family protein produces MSDVSGRVRRAFGDHNSFENRDGGTFESTATAFDGRVGVKEDGAEVTFDVTVRVPMLDAVVEGDVADVVEDGWYETFALRTEDIGGVTKADRDLTVDVRREGEEAVVETSFSDVNERRGVDDAGAVIDYVEGTYVQGVIPGYEYTDPVASLISRASEAAGSDSGTPL; encoded by the coding sequence ATGAGCGACGTATCCGGACGCGTTCGGCGAGCTTTCGGCGACCACAACTCCTTCGAGAACAGAGACGGCGGGACGTTCGAATCGACGGCGACGGCGTTCGACGGCCGCGTCGGCGTCAAAGAGGACGGCGCGGAGGTGACGTTCGACGTGACGGTTCGCGTGCCGATGCTGGACGCCGTCGTCGAAGGCGACGTGGCCGACGTGGTCGAAGACGGGTGGTACGAGACGTTCGCACTCCGCACGGAGGACATCGGCGGCGTGACGAAAGCCGACCGCGACCTGACGGTGGACGTGCGAAGAGAGGGCGAGGAGGCGGTGGTCGAAACCTCGTTCAGCGACGTGAACGAACGCCGCGGCGTCGACGACGCCGGCGCGGTCATCGACTACGTCGAGGGGACGTACGTACAGGGCGTCATCCCGGGGTACGAGTACACCGACCCGGTGGCGAGTCTCATCAGTCGGGCGAGCGAAGCGGCGGGCAGCGATAGCGGAACGCCTCTTTAA
- a CDS encoding Lrp/AsnC ligand binding domain-containing protein: protein MVTSYVMVKASTGEVDRLKEAMLSLDDGVQSVSIVAGDVDFVVKAEVGSPAEVKTIAAGIHEIDGIEDTRTYMAMD, encoded by the coding sequence ATGGTCACCTCGTACGTGATGGTGAAAGCCTCCACCGGGGAGGTCGACCGCCTGAAAGAGGCGATGTTGTCGCTCGACGACGGCGTACAGAGCGTCAGCATCGTCGCCGGAGACGTCGATTTCGTCGTCAAAGCCGAGGTGGGCTCCCCCGCGGAGGTGAAAACCATCGCGGCGGGCATCCACGAAATCGACGGCATCGAAGACACCCGGACGTACATGGCGATGGACTGA
- a CDS encoding potassium channel family protein: MRFVIIGAGRVGLRTARVLKEEGHEVTLVELDRDRIDRARDAGFEVVEGDGSHEEILEEAGIEDADALGGLTSDLNVNFAACSIGKHYGLRTVLRVDEDYREEVYQQYANEVDEVVYPERLGAIGAKNALLGGSIRAIADIAQHLQVVLMTVSEKSPMHGYTIDEVALPANSRILAFGKADEPMGLPMPDHSLESGDRVAILADFSVLDEVRQLVVGEELSAATGGA; encoded by the coding sequence ATGCGGTTCGTTATCATTGGTGCCGGACGTGTCGGTCTCCGAACGGCCCGGGTGCTCAAAGAGGAGGGACACGAGGTGACCCTCGTCGAGTTAGACCGGGACCGAATCGACAGGGCCAGAGACGCGGGGTTCGAGGTGGTGGAGGGCGACGGCTCTCACGAGGAGATTCTCGAAGAGGCGGGCATCGAAGACGCCGACGCTCTCGGCGGCCTCACGAGCGATCTGAACGTGAACTTCGCCGCCTGTTCCATCGGAAAACACTACGGACTCCGGACGGTCCTCCGCGTGGACGAAGACTACCGAGAGGAGGTGTACCAACAGTACGCAAACGAGGTTGACGAGGTCGTCTACCCCGAACGCCTCGGTGCCATCGGCGCGAAAAACGCCCTTCTCGGGGGGTCGATCCGCGCTATCGCCGACATCGCACAGCATCTCCAAGTCGTCCTCATGACCGTCTCGGAGAAGTCGCCGATGCACGGCTACACCATCGACGAGGTGGCTCTCCCGGCGAACTCGCGCATCCTCGCGTTCGGGAAGGCGGACGAACCGATGGGACTGCCGATGCCGGACCACTCGCTCGAATCGGGCGATAGAGTGGCGATTCTCGCTGACTTCTCGGTGTTGGACGAGGTTCGGCAACTCGTCGTCGGCGAGGAACTGTCGGCGGCGACGGGGGGTGCCTGA
- a CDS encoding Lrp/AsnC family transcriptional regulator: MVHAFIMVKTAAGESERLLDPIRKLSRVTEGHVVAGDYDIIAEVESEEVYEVLKTASSGIQGLEGVTDTKTYISMEE, translated from the coding sequence ATGGTTCACGCCTTCATCATGGTGAAGACCGCCGCGGGCGAGTCGGAACGACTGCTCGACCCCATCCGAAAACTCTCCCGAGTCACGGAGGGGCACGTCGTCGCGGGCGACTACGACATCATCGCCGAAGTGGAGTCCGAGGAGGTGTACGAGGTTCTGAAGACGGCGTCAAGCGGGATACAGGGGCTTGAGGGTGTGACTGACACGAAGACGTACATCTCGATGGAAGAGTAA
- the pdhA gene encoding pyruvate dehydrogenase (acetyl-transferring) E1 component subunit alpha, translated as MHRLLGERSLEETWLTDTDARAAFRDMVRTRRFDDRALALQRRGWMSGYPPFRGQEASQVGAGHALREDDWLFPTYRSNALQLARGVPMSDILLFRRGHAEYRSDHDIPVFPQAVPIATQIPLATGAGMAANYREEDHAILVCFGDGATSEGDFHEGLNFAGVFDAPVVFFCENNDWAISMPRERQTASDSIAVKAEAYGFEGVQVDGNDPLAVRETVTEALASARDGDPVLVESLTYRRGPHTTADDPSVYRDDDPDLPEWRTRDPLERYEEFLREEGAIDDEFVEAVREETEAELKAAVEEAESVPPADPDDVFDHAYESLSPDIERQRAAMHDYLSRHDPNELDR; from the coding sequence ATGCACCGACTCCTCGGTGAACGGTCGCTCGAAGAGACGTGGCTCACCGACACCGACGCTCGCGCCGCCTTCCGCGATATGGTCCGAACGCGACGGTTCGACGACCGCGCTCTCGCCCTCCAGCGACGCGGATGGATGAGCGGGTATCCGCCGTTCCGCGGGCAGGAGGCGTCGCAGGTCGGCGCGGGACACGCGCTTCGAGAGGACGACTGGCTGTTTCCCACCTACCGCTCGAACGCCCTCCAACTGGCCCGCGGCGTTCCGATGAGCGACATCCTGCTCTTCCGTCGGGGCCACGCGGAGTACCGCTCGGATCACGATATCCCGGTCTTCCCGCAGGCGGTGCCCATCGCCACGCAGATACCGCTCGCGACGGGCGCGGGGATGGCGGCGAACTACCGCGAGGAGGACCACGCGATTCTCGTCTGCTTCGGCGACGGCGCGACGAGCGAAGGCGACTTCCACGAGGGGCTGAACTTCGCGGGCGTCTTCGACGCGCCGGTCGTCTTCTTCTGTGAGAACAACGACTGGGCCATCTCGATGCCCCGGGAGCGACAGACCGCGAGCGACTCCATCGCGGTCAAAGCCGAGGCGTACGGCTTCGAGGGGGTGCAGGTGGACGGGAACGACCCTCTCGCCGTCCGCGAGACGGTGACGGAGGCGTTGGCGTCGGCGCGGGACGGCGACCCCGTCCTCGTGGAGAGTCTGACCTACCGGCGGGGGCCGCACACGACGGCGGACGACCCGAGCGTCTACCGCGACGACGACCCCGACTTACCGGAGTGGCGGACGCGCGACCCGCTCGAACGGTACGAGGAGTTCCTGCGCGAGGAGGGAGCGATAGACGACGAGTTCGTCGAGGCGGTCCGCGAGGAGACGGAGGCGGAACTGAAGGCGGCCGTCGAGGAGGCCGAATCCGTCCCGCCCGCGGACCCCGACGACGTGTTCGACCACGCCTACGAGTCGCTCTCGCCCGATATCGAGCGACAACGGGCGGCGATGCACGACTACCTCTCACGGCACGACCCGAACGAACTCGACCGCTGA
- the tmk gene encoding dTMP kinase gives MLITLEGLDGSGKTTVWEALHDVYPDAVFTREPTESWYGDAVSRSMSDEDADPLAELFLFTADHADHLSRVVRPALDAGKLVVSDRYSDSRFAYQAATLSRTDVTRPLEYVQGIHAAFSRPPDATVYLDVDPETAASRAGATNKFERAEYLAEVRDNYEELIDANPERFVRVDATEPPEDVVEMVERSVERLVREHDRRE, from the coding sequence ATGCTCATCACGCTCGAAGGACTCGACGGAAGCGGGAAGACGACCGTCTGGGAGGCGTTGCACGACGTCTACCCCGACGCGGTGTTCACCCGCGAACCGACGGAGTCGTGGTACGGCGACGCCGTCTCTCGGTCGATGTCCGACGAAGACGCCGACCCGTTGGCCGAGCTGTTTCTCTTCACCGCAGACCACGCCGACCACCTTTCGCGGGTGGTCCGACCGGCGCTCGACGCCGGAAAACTCGTCGTCTCCGACCGGTACTCGGACTCCCGGTTCGCCTATCAGGCTGCCACGCTCTCGCGGACGGACGTCACCCGACCGCTCGAATACGTGCAGGGGATTCACGCGGCGTTCTCCCGTCCCCCGGACGCCACCGTCTATCTCGACGTGGACCCCGAGACGGCCGCCTCCCGGGCGGGCGCGACGAACAAGTTCGAGCGAGCGGAGTACCTCGCGGAGGTCCGAGACAACTACGAGGAACTCATCGACGCGAACCCGGAGCGGTTCGTCCGCGTCGACGCGACGGAACCGCCGGAGGACGTGGTGGAGATGGTCGAACGGAGCGTCGAACGACTCGTCCGAGAACACGACCGGCGCGAGTGA
- a CDS encoding complex I NDUFA9 subunit family protein, which produces MNVLVVGGSGFIGGHLCRELDGRGHEVTALSRSPGDDDLPEGVESAMGNVRAYDSIKDAFAGVDAVFNLVALSPLFKPKGGNEMHDQVHRQGTENVVRAAENNDVDRYVHLSALGADSDGPTAYIRAKGRAEEVVTDSDLDYTIFRPSVVFGEGGEFLSFTKLLAPPYVSPLPGGGRTRFQPLWVGDFVPMLADAAEDDRHAGEIYEVAGPDQLTLAEIAKLIHESEGRSTTVVPIPMGLARIGLSVGGAIPGFPMGADQYRSLQFDNTTDDNDVDAFGVSVADLTTLRAYLHRRSE; this is translated from the coding sequence ATGAACGTACTCGTCGTTGGCGGAAGCGGGTTCATCGGCGGTCATCTGTGTCGAGAACTGGACGGTCGCGGGCACGAGGTGACGGCCCTCTCGCGGAGTCCCGGCGACGACGACTTGCCGGAGGGGGTGGAAAGCGCGATGGGGAACGTCAGAGCCTACGACTCCATCAAAGACGCGTTCGCGGGGGTAGACGCCGTGTTCAATCTGGTCGCGCTCTCGCCGTTGTTCAAGCCCAAAGGCGGCAACGAGATGCACGACCAGGTGCACAGACAGGGAACCGAGAACGTCGTCCGCGCCGCGGAGAACAACGACGTGGACCGCTACGTCCACCTGAGCGCGTTGGGTGCGGACTCAGACGGCCCCACGGCGTACATTCGCGCAAAGGGACGCGCCGAGGAGGTAGTGACCGACTCGGACCTCGACTACACGATTTTCCGGCCGTCGGTGGTGTTCGGTGAGGGCGGAGAGTTCCTCTCCTTTACGAAACTGCTCGCGCCGCCGTACGTGAGTCCGCTTCCCGGCGGCGGTCGGACGCGCTTTCAGCCGCTCTGGGTCGGTGACTTCGTCCCGATGCTCGCCGACGCGGCGGAAGACGACAGACACGCGGGAGAGATTTACGAAGTCGCCGGGCCGGACCAACTCACCCTCGCGGAGATAGCGAAACTCATCCACGAGTCCGAGGGGCGCTCTACGACCGTCGTGCCGATTCCGATGGGACTCGCGCGAATCGGACTCTCCGTCGGCGGGGCGATTCCGGGGTTCCCGATGGGGGCCGATCAGTACCGGTCGCTTCAGTTCGACAACACGACTGACGACAACGACGTGGACGCGTTCGGCGTCAGCGTCGCCGACCTCACGACACTGCGCGCGTACCTCCACCGCCGGAGTGAGTGA